A stretch of the Uranotaenia lowii strain MFRU-FL chromosome 3, ASM2978415v1, whole genome shotgun sequence genome encodes the following:
- the LOC129756581 gene encoding sarcoplasmic calcium-binding protein-like — protein sequence MAFAVLRNCVRFSTPSSSSMGKRLLVERNLTSLAAINLVPHHQQGKTSPLHVVKTQKSSIAANTRPSFLSTNVRQYSKKSNRPERAYESDSDSDSDDERSPRVERKIKQRRERGTSEFWRRKMRTLHGLLDVNNDGVISYDDFRLLTEKFGSLGHLDDRAKDEFREIMKSTWTEQWGEITPYNLITVEQYLADMHHVVNDKDLRRKVHRFLPYLYRAVDKDHSGAISLNEFKLFFRCLGLTEENAAVSFAVIDKNGDGQITLDEFIKLGRDFLLTENEANASRLFWGPLVDH from the exons ATGGCATTTGCTGTGCTGCGAAATTGCGTGCGATTTTCCACACCTTCTTCATCTTCGATGGGCAAACGCTTGCTGGTGGAACGAAACTTGACCTCGCTTGCTGCGATCAACTTGGTTCCTCATCATCAACAGGGTAAAACGTCACCATTACACGTGGTAAAA ACCCAGAAATCATCAATCGCGGCCAACACTCGACCAAGCTTCCTATCTACAAACGTCAGACAATATTCGAAGAAAAGCAATCGCCCGGAACGGGCCTACGAAAGTGACTCGGATTCCGATTCAGATGACGAACGCAGCCCTCGGGTTGAGCGGAAGATCAAGCAACGGCGTGAAAGG ggAACCAGTGAATTCTGGCGCCGGAAGATGCGCACCCTGCACGGCCTGCTGGACGTCAATAACGACGGAGTGATTTCGTACGACGACTTCCGGCTGCTGACCGAGAAGTTCGGATCGTTGGGCCATCTGGATGACCGCGCAAAGGACGAATTCAGGGAAATCATGAAAAGCACCTGGACGGAACAGTGGGGAGAAATCACACCGTACAATTTGATTACGGTGGAGCAGTATCTAGCCGATATGCACCACGTGGTCAACGATAAGGATTTGCGCCGGAAGGTGCACCGATTTTTGCCTTATCTTTACAGG gcCGTCGACAAGGATCATTCGGGGGCGATTTCTCTGAATgaattcaaactatttttccGTTGTCTCGGATTGACCGAGGAAAATGCCGCCGTTTCGTTTGCAGTCATCGATAAGAATGGTGACGGTCAGATTACGCTGGATGAGTTTATCAAACTGGGACGGGATTTCCTTCTGACCGAAAATGAGGCAAACGCTTCGAGACTGTTCTGGGGCCCATTGGTggatcattga